From Chryseobacterium sp. H1D6B, a single genomic window includes:
- a CDS encoding SusC/RagA family TonB-linked outer membrane protein has protein sequence MNVKLRVLTAGVLFFTGQAVLAQKKPADTTKETKIEEVVVLGYSKKSTKAKSSAASVTVDAQALENRPNISFINSLQGNAPGISINSTSGSPGSGNINVLIRGMSSINASTDPLYVIDGLITSSTQFRNLNTEDIESISVLKDAQATSIYGNRGANGVVVINTKNAKFNSGLRVTYDVLTSFSILPKTKYNLLNSSQLLNLQNQYDIGEGAGLTPEEIAAYPNTDWNKQFFRTAMLQQHTLGITSGGKNINNYTSIGYLDSEGTVKSTDFKRFTLRNNLNGKSDDGRLTFGMQVALGYSKRNQLDQETSTTIQNNTVQNPLFGSLLTPSYLEPYPFANGQDMFNQIGGAGVNYPGWILSDIIRGGVRNQFTETSILANANVNYKITDWLSVGNRTGIDYKESDRDIARDPTGYLSLVARAAGAQYGGFEQMTNTKDLTVNSVTNITFDKKFGDHSLTVAAYLDYVKAHYLFKSNTQNGLDPFNWAFGAGTGYIPFNPLTPSLYLPSVSAGKINAGTLAVVGTVDYDYAGKYGISGTIRRDGSYRFPKENRWETFWSVGGRWNLDKEDFLSGSSVSLLKLRGSYGTTGNQNLIQPANNGNPLFTGTNVYSDLVSSGIGYMNTVGYAAVIGNPNVKWEKVSQANIGVDFALFNNFVEGSFDVYKKTTDRLFNSLTLSAVTGQYTINGNNGKLENKGIEGSLTFNVVKNKDYHVSIFANGAYNKNKILDFEGVDLSGDNVDAPGGPIGQWNLYHYVGVNSQTGEQQFLDANGNITESPTANDKVLTGKSYVPKFTGGFGFRSDYKGWFADILFSYQAGGWQYDNIYSFLMDPSALGQGMNFSGDILNSWTPTNTNTNVPSINANNNGQEGSSDRYLFKTDFIRLKNVTFGYNFKKDFLRGLPINSIKVFVQAENLVTWTNWRGYDPEPIIPYSLGVYPNPKVISVGFNVQF, from the coding sequence ATGAATGTTAAACTACGTGTATTAACGGCTGGTGTTCTGTTTTTTACAGGCCAAGCTGTATTAGCTCAAAAAAAACCGGCTGACACTACAAAAGAGACAAAAATTGAAGAAGTTGTTGTTTTAGGGTATAGCAAAAAGAGTACAAAGGCTAAGTCTTCAGCGGCTTCAGTTACTGTAGACGCTCAAGCTCTTGAAAACCGTCCGAATATTTCTTTTATTAACTCTCTGCAAGGTAACGCTCCGGGGATAAGTATTAATTCAACTTCAGGTTCTCCAGGATCTGGAAATATTAATGTTTTGATTCGTGGTATGTCATCTATCAATGCATCTACAGATCCACTTTATGTTATTGACGGATTAATTACTTCTTCAACTCAGTTCAGAAACTTAAATACTGAGGACATTGAGAGTATCAGTGTACTAAAAGATGCTCAGGCTACATCTATTTACGGGAATAGAGGTGCTAATGGTGTTGTTGTAATTAATACAAAAAATGCAAAATTCAACAGTGGATTAAGAGTAACATATGATGTGCTTACTTCATTCTCTATTTTGCCTAAGACAAAATATAATTTATTGAATTCTTCACAATTATTAAACTTACAAAATCAGTATGATATTGGTGAAGGAGCTGGTCTTACTCCTGAAGAAATAGCTGCATATCCAAATACAGATTGGAATAAGCAGTTCTTCCGTACAGCTATGCTTCAACAGCATACTTTAGGAATTACTTCTGGAGGAAAAAATATTAATAACTATACTTCCATTGGATATTTAGACAGTGAAGGTACTGTTAAGTCTACTGATTTCAAAAGATTTACATTAAGAAATAACTTAAATGGTAAGTCTGATGACGGAAGACTAACTTTCGGTATGCAGGTAGCATTAGGGTACTCAAAACGTAACCAGTTAGATCAGGAAACTAGTACAACTATCCAAAATAATACAGTTCAAAACCCTCTTTTTGGTTCATTGCTGACGCCTAGTTACCTTGAGCCGTATCCATTTGCTAACGGACAGGATATGTTTAATCAAATTGGTGGAGCTGGAGTTAATTATCCAGGATGGATCCTATCTGATATTATCAGAGGGGGAGTTAGAAACCAATTTACTGAAACTTCAATACTGGCAAACGCGAATGTAAACTATAAAATTACAGATTGGTTGTCAGTAGGAAACAGAACAGGTATCGATTATAAAGAAAGTGATCGTGATATTGCTCGTGACCCTACGGGATATCTTTCTCTTGTAGCAAGAGCAGCAGGAGCTCAGTATGGTGGTTTTGAACAAATGACCAATACTAAAGACTTAACTGTGAACTCTGTAACTAACATTACTTTTGATAAAAAGTTTGGAGATCATTCATTAACAGTTGCTGCTTATTTAGATTATGTAAAAGCTCATTACTTATTTAAGAGTAATACACAAAATGGTTTAGATCCATTTAACTGGGCATTTGGTGCGGGAACTGGATATATTCCATTTAATCCGCTTACTCCGTCTCTTTATCTTCCAAGTGTTTCAGCAGGTAAAATTAATGCAGGGACATTGGCTGTAGTAGGTACAGTGGATTACGACTATGCAGGGAAGTATGGAATCAGTGGAACAATCAGAAGAGATGGTTCATACAGATTTCCAAAAGAAAACAGATGGGAGACTTTCTGGTCAGTTGGTGGACGTTGGAATCTTGATAAAGAAGATTTCCTTTCAGGATCAAGCGTAAGCCTTCTTAAACTTAGAGGATCTTATGGTACAACAGGTAACCAGAACTTAATACAGCCTGCTAATAATGGTAACCCGTTATTTACAGGAACAAATGTTTATTCTGATTTAGTGAGCAGTGGTATAGGATATATGAATACTGTAGGTTACGCAGCTGTAATTGGTAATCCTAACGTTAAGTGGGAGAAGGTATCACAGGCCAACATCGGTGTAGATTTTGCATTGTTTAACAACTTTGTAGAAGGTTCATTCGATGTTTACAAAAAAACTACAGATAGATTATTTAATTCTCTTACGTTGTCTGCTGTTACAGGACAGTATACTATTAACGGGAATAACGGAAAACTTGAAAATAAAGGTATTGAAGGATCATTAACTTTCAATGTAGTGAAAAACAAGGATTACCATGTGTCTATTTTTGCTAACGGAGCATACAACAAAAATAAAATCTTAGATTTTGAAGGAGTAGATCTTTCTGGTGACAATGTAGATGCCCCAGGCGGACCAATTGGTCAATGGAACTTATATCACTATGTAGGAGTGAATTCTCAAACAGGTGAGCAGCAGTTTTTAGATGCAAATGGGAATATTACAGAATCTCCAACAGCTAATGATAAAGTATTGACAGGAAAATCATATGTTCCTAAATTTACAGGAGGATTTGGTTTCCGTTCTGATTACAAAGGTTGGTTTGCTGACATTCTATTCAGTTACCAAGCTGGAGGATGGCAGTATGATAATATCTATTCTTTCTTAATGGATCCAAGTGCTTTAGGGCAAGGGATGAACTTTTCAGGAGATATTTTAAATTCTTGGACGCCGACTAATACAAATACTAATGTTCCTTCCATCAACGCTAACAATAATGGTCAGGAAGGTTCATCTGACAGATACCTTTTCAAAACAGATTTTATTCGTTTGAAAAATGTGACGTTTGGATACAACTTTAAGAAAGATTTCCTAAGAGGACTTCCTATTAATTCAATTAAAGTATTCGTTCAGGCAGAGAACTTAGTAACATGGACTAATTGGAGAGGGTATGACCCAGAACCAATTATACCATATTCTCTAGGTGTTTATCCGAATCCAAAAGTTATTTCTGTAGGGTTTAATGTACAATTTTAA
- a CDS encoding RagB/SusD family nutrient uptake outer membrane protein, whose translation MKKIILNISLIGSVLLSLGTLQSCNDAIDINPQPGQVEDTGAPFTTTDALYNYLMGNVYGTMEPGTAIYLSAVVSDEVKPGSGSGGQEFDLHRFFLNSQNTQATGIWQNNYAVINHVNRLVRGASSVVTTGAADVTRLNNIIAQARALRAFAYLQLESLYSENMADPNALGVILLKEVPELNTKLPRVKNSEIYNFIEADLAFARTTFGTTEGTNQYFVGRSAVNAISARYFLYKGDYAQAKTYAQAAITNSAAGGFALALANPITNAASGTTIDSGTWRTQFYAVASSFNPYRNMWTDAARGESIFSLGRIAAGGNGVAVGGYWNTNSSSLTGSPMWFWGRNLYNLYLAGYGTAGAGGDVRYLAYRDPTTAPNANYATLYPNSLQSTRTTDRLVVDKYPGKTGTNVRNDLKLFRLSEMYLILAECAINDNQLSTAAGYVKNVRDARNFVGPVAAPVYANAQAAWADVLQERRMELSLEGHRYIDLKRLAVKAGVTMDRNNTDDIVLTSNLANGDYRYTLPIPLSEISANPNAQQNTGY comes from the coding sequence ATGAAAAAAATAATTTTAAATATATCTTTAATCGGTTCTGTATTATTGTCTCTAGGAACACTGCAGAGCTGTAATGATGCAATAGACATCAACCCGCAGCCCGGACAAGTAGAAGATACTGGAGCTCCATTTACAACAACAGATGCGTTGTACAATTATTTGATGGGGAACGTATATGGAACAATGGAACCGGGAACTGCAATCTATCTTTCTGCTGTTGTTTCAGATGAAGTAAAGCCGGGATCAGGCAGTGGAGGACAAGAATTTGACCTGCACCGTTTTTTCCTTAATTCGCAAAATACACAGGCTACCGGAATCTGGCAGAATAATTATGCAGTAATTAACCATGTTAACCGTCTAGTAAGAGGGGCTTCATCCGTAGTTACTACTGGAGCGGCTGATGTTACAAGATTAAATAATATTATAGCTCAGGCAAGAGCATTAAGAGCGTTTGCATATTTGCAGTTAGAGTCTTTATATTCTGAAAATATGGCAGACCCGAATGCTTTAGGAGTTATTTTACTTAAAGAGGTTCCGGAACTTAATACGAAACTTCCAAGAGTTAAAAATTCTGAAATTTATAACTTTATTGAAGCTGATTTAGCTTTCGCTAGAACTACATTTGGTACTACTGAAGGAACAAACCAATATTTTGTTGGAAGAAGTGCTGTCAATGCAATCTCTGCTAGATATTTCTTATACAAAGGAGATTATGCACAGGCAAAGACTTATGCACAGGCTGCAATTACTAACTCTGCAGCAGGAGGTTTTGCATTGGCATTAGCTAATCCTATTACTAATGCAGCTAGTGGAACTACGATTGATAGTGGTACATGGAGAACTCAATTCTATGCTGTAGCTAGTTCTTTCAATCCTTATCGTAATATGTGGACTGATGCTGCTAGAGGTGAATCAATCTTCTCATTAGGACGTATTGCTGCTGGAGGAAATGGTGTAGCTGTTGGTGGATACTGGAATACAAATAGCTCAAGTCTTACAGGGTCGCCAATGTGGTTCTGGGGACGTAACTTGTACAACTTGTATCTTGCTGGTTATGGAACAGCTGGTGCTGGAGGTGATGTTAGGTATTTAGCATATAGAGACCCTACTACAGCTCCAAATGCAAATTATGCCACTTTATATCCAAACAGCTTACAAAGTACAAGAACTACAGACCGTTTAGTTGTTGATAAATATCCAGGGAAAACTGGAACAAACGTTAGAAATGACCTTAAACTATTCAGACTTTCTGAAATGTATTTAATATTAGCTGAATGTGCTATTAATGATAATCAGCTTTCTACTGCAGCAGGTTATGTTAAGAATGTAAGAGATGCTAGAAATTTTGTAGGGCCGGTAGCAGCACCAGTATATGCAAATGCTCAGGCTGCTTGGGCTGATGTTTTACAAGAAAGACGTATGGAGCTTTCTCTTGAAGGTCACCGTTATATCGACCTTAAGCGTCTTGCTGTTAAAGCAGGAGTAACTATGGATAGAAACAATACTGATGATATCGTATTGACTTCTAACTTAGCAAACGGCGATTACAGATATACATTGCCAATCCCATTGTCTGAAATTTCGGCAAACCCGAATGCTCAGCAAAATACAGGTTACTAA
- a CDS encoding putative porin, which produces MKYLFLIIFFFGCIAKAQVVNKTDSNRLEKKLEDTLVIDSGKKDSLKIFKPTINDYKYQTQFSEKKVFDTVMTFDKTYIFSQYNNKDNFGRAQFANVGSGFNPLSFEVNAEQNLSLLPTNKSYGIIGINDVKYYDVKTPTATFVYHNSMKNGAALKSTYTQNIGKRFNFALEYMGLRSQGLYRNSLASNNNTLFSGHYITKSGNYEIFAHYLHQNVNNQENGGIVEDALFQNGDSDFRNRQNAQVNLASTSSQFSYRRYYFSHQFSPFNSEKFPFRIRHTISQQGNKYYYHQDALEQYWYTDQTDLVNGSPLSTKKYSDNLSNTVSLVFDNEKFKLDAGVRYQILKFGIAERTFLPNTIYPTELKENRIGAVGNLQVKLLNKIQLNSFLEFSNGSQFGTYLKTTNNLKFEPIKDYFVNAKVNFQSVYPTFNYLLNTSVYKDFNYYLQNAKNQAVTEIGGSINLKWFKTEIFANYFRIDNYTYFDSSAAPQQSASSLNISQIGGDATFSYGSFHLNTRVQFQNALSNKELYPMPGFIGRANIFYQTQAFKKAAEIQAGIKVYYFSKFASRDYVPILNEYVLPNANSFSIGGQPIADLYFNMKVKKMFFFIEGQQIGTLISNNKAYAFPHYPVYDFRLNIGIVWYLLN; this is translated from the coding sequence ATGAAATACTTATTTCTTATCATATTTTTCTTTGGATGCATTGCTAAAGCGCAAGTAGTCAATAAAACGGACTCTAACAGACTTGAAAAAAAGCTAGAAGACACTTTAGTAATTGACTCTGGTAAAAAAGATTCTTTAAAAATATTTAAGCCTACTATTAATGACTATAAGTATCAGACCCAGTTTTCTGAAAAGAAAGTCTTTGATACCGTGATGACTTTTGATAAAACGTATATTTTTTCACAATATAATAACAAAGATAACTTTGGACGAGCGCAGTTTGCTAATGTAGGCTCTGGCTTTAATCCATTATCTTTTGAAGTCAATGCTGAACAGAATTTATCACTGCTTCCAACCAATAAGTCTTATGGAATTATAGGAATTAATGATGTTAAATATTATGATGTAAAGACACCTACTGCAACTTTTGTTTATCATAATTCTATGAAAAACGGAGCTGCCTTAAAATCCACTTACACACAGAATATCGGAAAAAGGTTCAATTTTGCTTTAGAATATATGGGACTTCGTTCGCAGGGGCTTTACAGGAATTCTCTAGCATCTAACAACAATACTTTATTTTCTGGACACTACATTACTAAAAGCGGTAACTATGAAATATTTGCCCATTATTTACACCAAAATGTAAATAACCAGGAAAACGGAGGAATTGTTGAAGATGCACTCTTCCAAAATGGTGACAGTGATTTTAGAAACAGGCAGAATGCACAGGTTAATTTAGCTTCTACAAGCTCTCAGTTCTCTTACCGAAGATATTATTTCAGTCATCAGTTCTCCCCATTTAATTCTGAAAAATTTCCATTTAGGATAAGACATACTATTTCTCAGCAGGGAAACAAATATTATTACCATCAGGATGCATTAGAACAATATTGGTATACTGATCAAACTGATCTTGTTAATGGATCTCCTCTTTCCACCAAAAAATATTCAGATAATTTAAGCAATACAGTAAGTCTGGTTTTTGATAATGAGAAATTCAAACTTGATGCTGGAGTTCGTTATCAGATCCTTAAATTCGGTATTGCTGAAAGAACTTTTTTACCTAACACAATATATCCTACCGAACTTAAAGAAAATAGAATAGGAGCAGTAGGTAATTTGCAGGTTAAGCTTTTAAATAAAATCCAGCTGAATTCATTTTTAGAATTTTCAAATGGAAGCCAGTTTGGAACCTATTTAAAAACGACTAACAATTTGAAATTTGAACCGATTAAGGATTATTTTGTAAATGCTAAAGTTAATTTCCAAAGTGTTTATCCAACCTTTAATTATCTTCTGAATACTTCAGTATATAAAGATTTTAATTATTATCTTCAGAATGCAAAAAACCAAGCTGTCACTGAGATTGGAGGTAGTATCAATTTAAAATGGTTCAAGACAGAAATATTCGCTAATTATTTCAGAATAGATAATTATACTTATTTTGACAGCAGTGCCGCACCACAACAAAGTGCAAGTTCATTAAATATTTCTCAGATTGGGGGGGATGCAACATTTAGTTATGGGAGCTTCCACTTAAATACAAGAGTGCAGTTTCAGAATGCATTATCTAATAAAGAGTTGTATCCAATGCCTGGTTTTATAGGCAGGGCAAATATTTTTTACCAGACTCAGGCTTTTAAAAAAGCAGCAGAAATTCAGGCAGGTATAAAAGTGTATTATTTCTCTAAATTTGCATCAAGAGATTATGTTCCGATCCTTAACGAATATGTACTGCCGAATGCCAATTCATTTTCAATCGGAGGGCAGCCTATTGCGGATTTGTACTTTAATATGAAAGTGAAAAAAATGTTTTTCTTTATAGAAGGGCAGCAGATAGGGACTCTTATTTCAAACAATAAAGCCTATGCATTTCCACATTATCCGGTCTATGATTTTAGATTGAATATTGGGATTGTTTGGTACTTACTCAACTAA
- the bshC gene encoding bacillithiol biosynthesis cysteine-adding enzyme BshC: MKTINKISFNDIESIPQLIKDFLNHKIEGFEDKTFSLDNFSRQIHLKQNSFTLGQREVVFEAFEKQLSGLTLSSKQKENLNDLKAPNTFTITTGHQLNLFSGPVFFVYKILQTIKTCDYLKQNFPDFNFIPVYWMASEDHDFAEINHFKTENNYYEINEKSGSPVGKIEINDTFFISEFEKEFKDSIFGTELILMMKEAYKAGSTLTEAIKTLVNRLFSNLGLLILDGDSKELKTQIKDVFKEELLNFSLQKTSVEKVDYLTEKYGKVQVNPRDINLFYLSDTRDRIDFDGQKYIVVDKNIHFTKEEIINELDQFPEKFSPNALMRPVYQEKVLPNLAYIGGNAEIMYWLELKDFFTTINIPFPILIPRNSMLFLKEKTLKKVEKLDLTIEDFFQNFAVITNNKVLENNTVLQLLEQKENLLINNFSELKAIAETTEKSFGNMVKAEEIRQLKSFKRLKKRLLHAEKIKQSELLERLEKLFLDIHPSKTWQERIYNFSIFFADYGYSWLETCLEEMVVQESKLIIIAI; the protein is encoded by the coding sequence TTGAAAACAATTAATAAAATATCATTTAACGATATAGAAAGCATACCTCAATTAATAAAGGATTTTTTGAATCATAAAATTGAGGGGTTTGAAGACAAAACGTTTTCTTTAGACAATTTCAGCAGACAGATCCATTTAAAACAAAATTCTTTCACTTTAGGTCAAAGAGAGGTTGTATTTGAAGCATTTGAAAAACAGCTTTCAGGTCTCACACTTTCTTCGAAACAAAAGGAAAACTTAAATGATTTAAAAGCTCCGAATACATTTACAATCACTACAGGACACCAGCTGAATTTATTTTCCGGGCCTGTCTTTTTTGTGTATAAAATTTTACAGACAATAAAAACCTGTGATTATTTAAAACAGAATTTTCCTGATTTTAATTTTATTCCGGTATACTGGATGGCTTCAGAAGATCATGATTTTGCTGAGATCAACCATTTCAAGACTGAGAACAATTATTATGAAATTAATGAAAAGTCTGGCAGTCCGGTTGGGAAAATAGAGATCAATGACACATTTTTCATTTCTGAATTTGAGAAAGAATTTAAAGATTCTATTTTCGGAACAGAATTGATTTTAATGATGAAAGAAGCCTATAAAGCTGGAAGTACGCTTACAGAAGCTATTAAAACTTTAGTGAACAGGCTTTTTTCAAACCTAGGACTTTTGATTCTTGACGGAGATTCTAAAGAACTTAAAACTCAGATTAAAGATGTTTTCAAAGAAGAGCTTCTTAATTTCAGTCTGCAGAAAACATCAGTTGAAAAAGTAGACTATCTTACTGAGAAATACGGTAAAGTTCAGGTGAATCCTCGTGATATCAATCTGTTTTATCTTTCTGATACAAGAGACCGGATTGATTTTGACGGACAAAAATATATTGTTGTTGATAAAAACATTCACTTCACGAAAGAAGAAATTATAAATGAACTAGACCAGTTTCCTGAAAAGTTCAGTCCAAATGCTTTAATGCGTCCGGTATATCAGGAAAAAGTACTGCCTAACCTGGCTTATATCGGAGGAAATGCCGAAATCATGTACTGGCTGGAGCTAAAAGATTTTTTTACTACAATCAATATTCCGTTTCCTATTTTAATTCCAAGAAATTCAATGTTATTTTTGAAAGAAAAAACGTTGAAAAAAGTGGAGAAACTAGACTTAACGATTGAAGATTTTTTCCAGAATTTTGCTGTTATTACTAATAATAAAGTATTAGAGAATAACACGGTCTTACAATTATTAGAGCAGAAAGAAAATCTTTTAATAAATAACTTCTCAGAGCTGAAAGCTATAGCTGAAACTACAGAGAAATCTTTTGGAAATATGGTGAAAGCTGAAGAAATCAGGCAGCTTAAATCTTTCAAAAGATTGAAAAAACGTCTGCTGCATGCAGAAAAAATAAAACAAAGCGAACTGCTTGAAAGGCTGGAGAAATTATTTTTAGATATTCATCCTTCAAAGACCTGGCAGGAAAGGATTTATAATTTTAGTATATTCTTTGCGGATTACGGGTATTCATGGCTTGAAACTTGTTTAGAAGAAATGGTGGTTCAGGAATCCAAATTAATAATTATTGCGATTTAA
- a CDS encoding LysM peptidoglycan-binding domain-containing protein produces MIKRFFILSSLCIFLGVSAQKTHTVTKGDNPYSIAKRYGMTVDELLKLNPKFKDGKLAIGDVLAVKSDKSTPSVTKTVVADKVEKPNSKQGKIVLQPKQTIYGITKQYRISETDLRKLNPELDSHMKIGDEITLPLESIKKYGGEQQAVAVTAKPVEAVVEKPAAPVATGESYTIQSKDNYYKISKQFGVSQQELFTLNPGLEEKGLKPGETIIVKKIGSTTTAAVSEKTNTKTTIDSGSEKSSANISSNTGTASVDDYVTYTVEQGDTVFSIVNKFGVSIDDLIALNPDLSHGLKSGMVLKIKKLDPVYSKKNGDALSVVLMLPFGYSTNETQYRSMAIDFLTGAKLAIERNARNGQKLDIKIVDSGNEASFRNSLTQINPNNTDLIIGPFFKSNVVDVLDFIKNQKIPVVAPFANSPELYNYSNLIIVETNDQVYADKIVDEVKAVYSDQKIYIVADSKKENANYIKSGLEKAVKNPNVIIVNSPADIQLDQNMMTGQSAPVIAVLANDNDTAGEAFSNKIIALSKEVQGVKAFSMFYTPSFEKKVDDLSQASLVYLMDRKINTDGSFEKEILAAYKSKYCKTPPKYAIVGFDVVNDMLTRENKKGEISRQMNKVQTQLATKFEFVKPKANGAYVNTGYRVIRLVP; encoded by the coding sequence ATGATAAAGAGGTTTTTTATTCTATCCAGTTTATGTATATTTTTGGGAGTGTCTGCTCAAAAGACGCACACCGTTACTAAAGGAGATAATCCTTATAGCATTGCTAAAAGATACGGCATGACTGTAGATGAACTGCTGAAGCTTAACCCAAAGTTTAAAGATGGTAAGCTGGCAATTGGAGATGTTTTAGCAGTAAAATCTGATAAAAGTACACCTTCAGTTACAAAAACTGTTGTAGCAGATAAAGTTGAGAAACCCAATTCTAAGCAGGGGAAAATTGTTTTACAGCCTAAGCAGACGATCTATGGGATTACAAAACAATACCGTATTTCTGAAACTGATTTAAGAAAACTGAATCCTGAACTGGATTCGCACATGAAGATTGGTGATGAAATTACACTTCCGCTTGAAAGTATTAAAAAATATGGCGGAGAACAGCAGGCTGTTGCGGTAACTGCAAAACCTGTTGAAGCTGTTGTTGAGAAACCAGCTGCACCTGTGGCCACTGGAGAATCTTATACTATTCAGTCTAAAGATAATTATTATAAAATTTCAAAACAATTTGGTGTAAGCCAGCAGGAGCTTTTCACACTTAATCCAGGATTAGAGGAAAAGGGTCTGAAACCTGGAGAAACGATTATCGTTAAGAAAATTGGAAGTACAACTACAGCTGCTGTTTCAGAAAAAACAAATACAAAGACTACAATAGATTCAGGAAGTGAAAAATCTTCTGCAAATATTTCATCAAATACAGGTACTGCTTCGGTTGATGACTATGTAACTTATACAGTAGAACAGGGAGATACAGTATTCTCAATTGTAAATAAATTCGGTGTCAGTATTGATGACCTGATTGCTCTTAATCCAGATCTGTCACACGGATTAAAATCGGGAATGGTTTTAAAAATTAAAAAACTTGATCCTGTTTATAGTAAGAAAAACGGTGATGCCTTAAGTGTTGTATTGATGCTTCCTTTCGGGTACAGTACAAACGAAACTCAGTACAGATCAATGGCAATAGACTTCTTAACAGGAGCGAAATTAGCTATTGAAAGAAATGCAAGAAACGGACAGAAATTAGATATTAAAATTGTTGATTCAGGAAATGAAGCTTCTTTCAGAAATTCACTGACACAAATCAACCCTAACAATACTGATTTAATTATCGGGCCATTCTTTAAGTCTAATGTGGTAGATGTTTTAGACTTTATTAAAAATCAAAAAATTCCTGTGGTAGCTCCATTTGCGAACTCTCCGGAACTATATAACTACAGCAATCTGATCATTGTAGAAACAAACGATCAGGTATATGCTGATAAAATAGTAGACGAAGTAAAGGCTGTTTATTCAGATCAAAAAATTTACATCGTTGCAGACAGTAAAAAAGAAAATGCGAATTACATCAAGAGCGGTCTTGAAAAAGCAGTTAAAAATCCTAATGTAATTATTGTTAATTCTCCTGCAGATATTCAGCTTGATCAAAATATGATGACAGGCCAGTCTGCTCCAGTGATCGCAGTTTTAGCAAATGATAATGACACAGCAGGTGAAGCATTCTCAAATAAAATAATAGCATTATCTAAAGAAGTACAGGGTGTGAAAGCATTCAGTATGTTCTATACTCCAAGTTTTGAGAAAAAAGTGGACGACTTAAGCCAGGCTAGTTTAGTATATCTGATGGATAGAAAAATTAATACTGACGGAAGCTTTGAAAAAGAAATTTTGGCCGCATATAAAAGCAAATACTGTAAAACTCCTCCTAAATATGCAATCGTAGGTTTTGATGTCGTGAATGACATGCTGACCAGAGAAAACAAAAAAGGAGAGATCTCCAGACAGATGAACAAAGTTCAGACACAGCTGGCTACTAAATTTGAATTTGTAAAACCTAAAGCTAACGGAGCCTATGTAAATACAGGATACCGTGTGATAAGATTAGTTCCTTAA
- the fabD gene encoding ACP S-malonyltransferase: MKALVFPGQGSQFVGMGKELYDSRKDIKDLMESANEILGFDILSLMFHGTDEDLKKTEVTQPSIFIHSVAALKAVNGLGAEMVAGHSLGEFSALVANGVLSFDDGLKLVSERAKAMQDACNAHPSSMAAILGLEDAKVEEICAQIEGIVVPANYNCPGQLVISGDTAAVEAACVKLKEAGAKRALLLPVNGAFHSPLMQPAQERLAAAIEQTKFRKATIPVYQNITTTAVTNPDEIKQNLIAQLTGPVKWTQSVQNMIKDGASNFVEVGPGKTLQGLIKKIDGSVEVASAI; encoded by the coding sequence ATGAAAGCACTTGTATTTCCTGGGCAGGGTTCTCAATTCGTTGGGATGGGAAAAGAATTATATGATTCTCGAAAAGACATAAAGGATTTGATGGAATCTGCCAATGAAATTTTAGGTTTCGATATTCTTTCTCTCATGTTCCACGGAACAGATGAAGATCTAAAGAAGACAGAAGTTACCCAGCCTTCAATTTTTATACATTCAGTAGCTGCATTAAAAGCAGTGAACGGTCTTGGAGCAGAAATGGTTGCAGGACACTCATTAGGCGAATTTTCAGCACTAGTAGCAAACGGAGTTTTATCTTTTGATGACGGTCTAAAGCTTGTATCTGAAAGAGCAAAAGCAATGCAGGATGCCTGTAATGCACATCCAAGTTCTATGGCAGCAATTTTAGGATTGGAAGATGCTAAGGTGGAAGAGATCTGCGCTCAAATAGAAGGGATAGTAGTTCCTGCTAATTACAATTGTCCTGGACAGCTTGTAATTTCCGGAGACACAGCAGCTGTAGAAGCAGCTTGTGTAAAGCTGAAAGAGGCCGGAGCAAAAAGAGCTTTACTGCTGCCTGTAAACGGAGCCTTCCATTCTCCATTGATGCAGCCTGCACAAGAAAGATTAGCGGCGGCAATTGAGCAGACAAAGTTTAGAAAAGCTACTATTCCGGTTTACCAGAATATTACAACCACAGCGGTGACTAATCCCGATGAAATTAAACAAAACCTGATTGCACAATTAACGGGCCCTGTAAAATGGACACAGTCTGTTCAGAATATGATTAAAGACGGTGCATCCAACTTTGTGGAAGTTGGTCCTGGAAAAACTCTTCAGGGACTGATTAAAAAAATTGACGGTTCAGTAGAAGTTGCTTCTGCAATCTAA